DNA from Ovis aries strain OAR_USU_Benz2616 breed Rambouillet chromosome 15, ARS-UI_Ramb_v3.0, whole genome shotgun sequence:
ACAAGCCCTTCCTTTGCACCGAGTGCGGCAAGAGCTACAGCTCAGAGGAGAGCTTCAAAGCCCACATGCTGGGCCACCGCGGGGTGCGGCCCTTCCCCTGCCCGCAGTGCGACAAGGCCTACGGCACCCGGCGAGACCTCAGAGAGCACCAGGTGGTCCATTCCGGCGCGCGGCCCTTCAGCTGTGAgcagtgtggcaaggcctttgcCCGCCGGCCCTCCCTGCGGCTGCACCGCAAGACGCACCAGGTGGCGGCGGCCCCTGCCCCGTGCCCCTGCCCCGTGTGCGGGCGGCCCCTGGCCAGCCAGGGCTCACTGCGGAACCACATGCGGCTGCACACGGGGGAGAAGCCCTTCCCGTGCCCACACTGCGGCCGCGCCTTCCGCCAGCGGGGCAGCCTGCGCGGGCACCTGCGGCTGCACACGGGGGAGCGCCCGTACCGCTGCCCGCACTGTGCCGACGCCTTCCCGCAGCGGCCCGAGCTGCGGCGCCACCTCATCTCCCACACGGGCGAGGCCCACCTGTGCCCCGTGTGCGGGAAGGCACTCCGGGACCCGCACACGCTGCGCGCCCACGAGCGCCTGCACTCGGGGGAGAGGCCCTTCCCCTGCCCGCAGTGCGGCCGGGCATACACACTGGCCACCAAGCTGCGGCGCCACCTCAAATCCCACCTGGCCGACAAGCCCCACCGCTGCCCCACCTGCGGCATGGGCTACGCGCTCCTGCAGAGCCTCAGGCGGcaccagctcagccaccaggcCCGGGCTCCTGCCAGCCCACCCTGCGTGCCGCCCGCTGCTCCTGAGCCCACAGTGGTGCTCCTGCAGGACGCAGGCAGCGAAGGGGACAGCGCCCCGGCCGGGGACATCTTCGAGGTCACCATTTCCCAGGGCCAGGAGAAGTGCTTTGTGGCGCCTGGGGAGCCAGGCCCTCCCCCTGGCCTGGTGCTCATCCACAAGGACCTGGCCATCAGCGCCTGGGCggaggtggtggaggtggagACAGGCAGCTGACAGCCTCGCCTTACCCCACAGAGTTCTGAGAGAGGCTTGGGTGTCTGAGCAGGGTGAGCTTCCTCTCCGGGCTCCCGATAGAGGCCAGTCTGTGAGAAGCAGGTCAGGGACTTCCCTTCCCGTTTCCAGACAACCGCATTGTTCCCCAAGACCCTTAGTAAGGTAAACCACTTACGGGTCGTCTATGAAATTTTCCTGTCAGCCTACAGGGGAGCTTGttctgcctgcctccctgggaACTCCTCGAGGTGCCTGTTTGATCACCGTGGAGGTGGCCCTGCGCGGGCACTTAGTACCAGGTTCTGTCTCTCCTACCCAGCTCCCTGAGGGACGTGTACTTCTCTTTGGTCCTAAACAGGATGACTCGGGGTTAAAAGGCCAGAGAGACTCAGCTCACCGCTCACAAGTCTCTGGGTCAGACTGAAGGTTATTTTGGCCGCTTTTCTCCCCACCTAAGGGCTGTGAGGGTGGCTTCTGTTCTCTGCTGAGCTCACCAGACTCACCTTCTGCACCTTCTGTGCGTCTGGCCAAAGGCAGCCCTGTGGAGGGAAAGAGCAGAGAACGAACGTGTGTTTTGGGCCGACACAGGGGGCCTGGCCTGCCTGAGTTGCTGGGGACACGGCTGTGGACGAGGCAGAGGCGGTGCGCTTTGCAAGCCCAGGTCTGCAGGAGCGAAGAGCACTGGAGAAGAGGTCAGGGACCAGTGCTTCCCTGTGCTGTGAGCCTGTTGAATGGGGTGGGTCAGCTTGGCCTCAGGGAGGGCGCCCACAGGAGATGATAATAAACATCCTTTTTTGTGGGCCAGTCTGTTCTGTGAGTTTACTTACATAAGCCTCATAGCAGGCCAGTGAGGTAAAAGAACAGGAATGAAGAGCTTTCAGCGTCCTGCCCAgagtgacagagctgagattcaaacccacgGAGTCTGGCGCGGGAGTCGGGCTCTTACCCTCCACGCTCTGCTGCCCTGCATTTCAGCTGCCACGTGGTGGATGAGTCAGTGCGGGGGACGGTAGGGGTGTGGGGACCTGTGTGTGAAGATGCCCCGGTGAGGGTCTGGGGCGTCAGCCCCTGGGATCAGCATGGCTGGAACAGGGACCAAGGGGCAAGGAGGCAGGGCCAGGTCACATGGGCCTTGCTTCGGGAGTGTGGAGTTTATTCTCAGGACATTGAGGGGCTCTTTGAAGGGTGGTGAGCAGGGGGATGGGAGATTGGTATTTAAAGAGACCCCTGGAGAGGATGAGCAGGCAAGAGGCAGGTGTGGGAAGTCAGTGAGGTGGCGGGGAAAGTTGGCGGCAGTGGAAATGCAGTCACTGACCCAGCAAACAGCGCTTCCTGTGTGCTGGGCATGAGGGGTAGCAGCAACAACCGTCTCTGTGTAAAGAGCCAGGGAACACATACTAGATCATGGTCCTTGCAGCGAAGAGTAATGCAAGGAGGGGCTGGAACGGGGCACGAGACTCCACAgaaggtggtcagggaaggcctccagTAAGGAGACAGATCGGGCTGTGGAGAGGAAGGAGCCAGGTCAGTGTCTGCAGACAGCCAGGCTCCAGGCGGAGGGAGCAGGGCTGCCAGGGCCCAGCGAGTTCAAGCAAGAGCAAGGGCCAGCGTGGCCCAggcggggtggggaaggaggcgaGGGCTGGTGGCCAGGGCTTGGGGTGACGTGTTCTCTGGAAGGTAGAAGCGACCGAATTCAGAGGGAGCGAAAGCTCTGGCTCCGACTTTTTGACTTAGCAGGTCAGGTGGCCCTGGGGTGGGAGCAGGACAGCTGTgatctgggctgggctgggctgggttgAGGAGGGAGATTGCCAGTTAGCAGGAATGGCACtgcctgtggggagagaggaagccCCGCAGGAGGGACTAAGGCAGGGTCTGATGAAACTGGAAAACCTGGCGCGTGTGAGTCATGGAAACTGATGGAAGAGCATCTCGGCAAGGAGGAAGGATGGCTGTGCCTGTTGAGAAGGTGGAAATTTGCAGAAGCTGCCAGTGAGCTGAGTGAGGGCAGCTGGAAGCCAGACTGGAGACTGCTctgagaagggggaggcaggagagacGAGAGCTCACATTCTTGTTCCCTCCTCCTTCTGGCCTGCAAGCTGGGTGTCgtgcccccatttcacagatgagaaactgattCAGACCGGGGTAGTCCCAGCCGAGACCACACAGTCAGAGCCAGGATTGCAACGTGGCATGTCCTCTGGCTCCCCATCACTCGATCACGGCGCCACAAGCAGCCTTGTGTCTTCTGCTTGGCCACTGACTAattcatccacccacccagcCTGGATAACTTCTTGGCAGAGCATTATTCTGAGATGGTCCAAGGAGAGGGAAGACAGCGAGAGACGGTGACAATCTGTGGAAAGCAAGCCCGCACCATCCAAAACCTGAAAAACAGCTTCTAATAATAGTTTTGAGTCAGCCAACCCCCTGGCTCAGCCTGGTAGGTCTTATTCTTTTCCGTCTCCAGTTTCGGGCAGGTCATTCCAACTCAAGTGACCACTCAGCTGTGTCTAGCCAGTGTTAGGTAACCTGGGACATGACTATCGCTTAAGATTGAACTGTGTGGGGAAACGGGGGTACTTTGGGTTGCTGGGAAGGCCCGTCGATGCCCACAACCATCCTCAGGCCAAAAGCTGGGGTGTTTATCTCCCACTTTGGTACATCTTCCACTGATTGTCCCTGGAGACGCAGAACAGTGTCAGATCATGTCACCAAATTCTGGCACCTGGATTAGAAGCCTGTCCTCAGAGAGTGCTGACAGCTGAAATGGGAATGGTGTTGAAGAGCATTGTCCAACTTCCTCCCgtttcagataagaaaacaggCCAAGAGAGAAGTCCCCCACGGAGGCATGAGACCAGTGAAGAGCAGAACCAGGACAGGGCCCCAGGCCTTCTGAAGCCCACCTTAGTGCCTCTCCAATGGAAACGCAGTGACAGTTCTTGGGAAAACTGATCACGGGAATATGGTTTGAGAAATAATCCCCTCCCGCATATCAAAACAGTTCCTGTTTCATTACAGTGTTGGAAGTCCTTTATTCCCTACTTCTTTTCTCCATCCACTGATGAAGTCACTTTGAACTGTTTGATGTATTTACCACTGAATGTGAATGCTGCTTCTGGCTGTAGAGCAAAGTTGCAATGAAAATGTTGCTGGAAGCTTTTTCACAGATCGAACCATGCAGTGTGTATAGCTGCTGAGCCAAACATCAGAAAGGGCGGGAGACAAGGGATCTTTTATCCTGACTTGCAGCTTTAACACTGTGAGAAAAATGTTCACAATAGAATAAAATTTGATTCGTGGACTAGACAAGTACAGGTGTGGATCACAGCTTCACCCTGAACCAGCTGCATAAACTCAGGCAAGTTACTTCTtcatgcctctgtttcctcatccataaaatgggaccAGCCGTAGTACCTACCTCATCAGTACTACATGCCTAGCACATGATGAGCACCTAATAAGTTGCAGCTGGTTATTAATAGTATTGGAGggacttcccggtggtccagCAGTGAAGACGGCACTCCCGATGCAGGGGTCTGGattccatccctagtcagggaactagatttcacGTTTCAACTAAGACTCGGCgtaaccaaatttaaaaaaaaacagtattggAAGCAGCCCCCTTAGCGTGGAGGACAGACTGAGGTCCCTGCTGCCGGCAGTTCAGCATCACTTGGTGCTTTTGTGTCCAGGTGCACGTACTGTGGGTATACAGTagtcccccccacccctgccttggTTTCACTTTCCATGGTTTCAGTTCCCTACAGTCAACTCCCCTCCAACAGCATTAAATGGAAAATCCTGGAAATAATTTGCAGATTTTGAGCTGTGAACTCACTCTAAGTGGCACAGAGAAGTCTCTTGCCCGCCCACCCTTCATCCAGTGTAGATGACCCTCCCGTTAGTATAGGAAACAGCAGTATGGACAGGGTTCAGTACTATCCATGGTCTCGGGCATCCACTGAGGGTCTTAGAACGGATCCCCCTCGGATAGGTGTGTGGTGCAGTTAGGCTGTGCCCTGCCAGACTGTCAGGATGGGGTCACATGAGAAGAGCGGCGGCCCAGGAGGCGGGAGGCAGGGCCTGGTCCTCGCCGGATCACCACCTCTCTGTAAGACCTTGACCATTAGCTTCCCAACTCCGAGGCTCCCTTTCTTCAATGACCTGGAAAACGACCAGATCAGTGGATCCCAATCTCAGCTTCATCATGAAGCCTTTTTttggctcactttttttttttcttctgtgggtcttatatt
Protein-coding regions in this window:
- the ZNF408 gene encoding zinc finger protein 408 isoform X2: MHWRRKWQPTPVFLPGESQGWGSLVGCRLWGCTESDTTEATSAAATPWEKDESLGSWGDVSLGSWGDVCACEQSAGWTSLVQRGRLEGEGNVAPVRIGERLHLQVSRLVLPGFELRLWPQLLSEGPSPTQPRPEEAASAAAEVESAVGQEAASPGEDTAEAYPDPGHQSPPSIQAESVVSPDLTPQTQALVPEESQPLGPLPADGSMDEEDLLQTQMPPEPQSSSTPQQGPARGEASSSSSDRAPQLCAHLVKKLRSPRAKTSEPGAQVTGEPQRPGFPARLRSPPGPAGGSPKQGRRYRCGECGKAFLQLCHLKKHAFVHTGHKPFLCTECGKSYSSEESFKAHMLGHRGVRPFPCPQCDKAYGTRRDLREHQVVHSGARPFSCEQCGKAFARRPSLRLHRKTHQVAAAPAPCPCPVCGRPLASQGSLRNHMRLHTGEKPFPCPHCGRAFRQRGSLRGHLRLHTGERPYRCPHCADAFPQRPELRRHLISHTGEAHLCPVCGKALRDPHTLRAHERLHSGERPFPCPQCGRAYTLATKLRRHLKSHLADKPHRCPTCGMGYALLQSLRRHQLSHQARAPASPPCVPPAAPEPTVVLLQDAGSEGDSAPAGDIFEVTISQGQEKCFVAPGEPGPPPGLVLIHKDLAISAWAEVVEVETGS
- the ZNF408 gene encoding zinc finger protein 408 isoform X3, with translation MEWNQSGRSLVQRGRLEGEGNVAPVRIGERLHLQVSRLVLPGFELRLWPQLLSEGPSPTQPRPEEAASAAAEVESAVGQEAASPGEDTAEAYPDPGHQSPPSIQAESVVSPDLTPQTQALVPEESQPLGPLPADGSMDEEDLLQTQMPPEPQSSSTPQQGPARGEASSSSSDRAPQLCAHLVKKLRSPRAKTSEPGAQVTGEPQRPGFPARLRSPPGPAGGSPKQGRRYRCGECGKAFLQLCHLKKHAFVHTGHKPFLCTECGKSYSSEESFKAHMLGHRGVRPFPCPQCDKAYGTRRDLREHQVVHSGARPFSCEQCGKAFARRPSLRLHRKTHQVAAAPAPCPCPVCGRPLASQGSLRNHMRLHTGEKPFPCPHCGRAFRQRGSLRGHLRLHTGERPYRCPHCADAFPQRPELRRHLISHTGEAHLCPVCGKALRDPHTLRAHERLHSGERPFPCPQCGRAYTLATKLRRHLKSHLADKPHRCPTCGMGYALLQSLRRHQLSHQARAPASPPCVPPAAPEPTVVLLQDAGSEGDSAPAGDIFEVTISQGQEKCFVAPGEPGPPPGLVLIHKDLAISAWAEVVEVETGS